A window of Synechococcus sp. MEDNS5 contains these coding sequences:
- a CDS encoding molecular chaperone DnaJ, translating to MPGKRISLELPEHLVDRLDQLRREWHARSRGACLERLLEEIFEAEAEVSPSESQDDGVITSSNATSLDGSDPVYDEDRAIVLVGSRHNSSTVESDDPINSAPPTPQRTAGTNGGGIDLPGFVRNRTAAIRSSLEVTQTSVDAPVVPTISESQLQAWSDSALQHWMNLYGSSPGETVMEAVMLWMARDIWPQIDGSEGRTFTWSQVKNAMDQICGNWPVQTPRFEQVIVAAAVLEDPFATATVTDRIPTLIRRFVNRFKRSRKVTSFETLESTMTLHGALRQLELPTQAGQSLTLRTIRDAYKRKAVEVHPDSGGSTEAMRRLNEAYQMLKELYRQKDQAEG from the coding sequence ATGCCAGGCAAACGGATCAGCCTCGAACTCCCTGAACATCTCGTTGATCGGCTTGATCAGCTGCGCAGGGAATGGCATGCCCGTTCAAGGGGTGCCTGCCTGGAACGACTGCTTGAAGAAATCTTCGAAGCCGAAGCTGAGGTTTCACCCTCTGAGTCTCAGGACGATGGCGTCATCACCTCAAGCAATGCCACCAGCCTGGATGGTAGTGATCCTGTCTACGACGAGGACAGGGCCATTGTGCTGGTTGGGTCCCGGCACAACAGTTCCACAGTGGAGAGTGATGATCCCATCAACTCGGCTCCACCCACGCCCCAACGAACCGCGGGAACCAACGGGGGTGGAATCGATCTTCCAGGGTTTGTCAGAAATCGGACAGCTGCGATTCGATCCAGCTTGGAAGTCACGCAAACGTCCGTCGATGCACCAGTGGTGCCAACGATCAGCGAAAGCCAACTCCAGGCATGGTCTGACAGTGCACTGCAGCACTGGATGAATCTTTACGGTTCATCCCCAGGCGAAACAGTGATGGAAGCGGTCATGCTCTGGATGGCCAGGGATATCTGGCCGCAGATTGATGGCAGCGAGGGGCGAACGTTCACCTGGTCTCAGGTGAAGAATGCGATGGATCAAATCTGTGGCAACTGGCCTGTGCAGACACCACGATTTGAACAGGTGATCGTCGCAGCAGCGGTGCTGGAAGACCCATTTGCCACAGCAACGGTCACTGATCGGATTCCAACGTTGATTCGTCGATTTGTGAACCGGTTCAAACGCAGCCGAAAGGTCACGTCCTTCGAAACCCTTGAATCAACCATGACGCTGCATGGAGCCTTACGACAACTTGAACTGCCAACCCAAGCAGGGCAATCGTTGACCTTGCGCACGATTCGCGATGCTTATAAACGAAAGGCTGTTGAGGTCCATCCCGATTCAGGCGGATCGACTGAAGCAATGCGCCGCTTGAATGAGGCCTATCAGATGCTCAAGGAGTTGTATCGCCAGAAAGATCAGGCTGAGGGATAG
- a CDS encoding allophycocyanin subunit alpha-B, producing the protein MSVVRDLILKADDDLRYPSSGELNSIVEFLSQGSVRLSVVRILSDNEKKIVDESARQLFSLRPEYVAPGGNAYGQKQRAQCLRDYSWYLRLVTYGVLAGSTEMIEQIGLVGAREMYNSLGVPMPGMVDAMRAMREASLVLLSDDQQRLAGPYFDFLIQGMQTST; encoded by the coding sequence GCTACCCCAGCAGCGGTGAGCTGAACTCGATTGTGGAGTTTCTCAGCCAGGGGTCCGTCCGTCTTTCTGTGGTTCGGATTCTGTCTGACAACGAGAAGAAGATTGTTGATGAATCGGCACGGCAGTTATTCAGTCTCCGCCCTGAGTATGTCGCTCCCGGTGGTAACGCCTATGGACAGAAACAGCGTGCCCAATGCCTGAGGGATTACAGCTGGTATCTGCGCCTTGTGACCTACGGCGTTCTTGCCGGCAGCACCGAGATGATTGAACAGATCGGTCTGGTCGGGGCGCGTGAGATGTACAACAGCCTTGGCGTTCCCATGCCTGGAATGGTGGATGCCATGCGAGCAATGCGCGAGGCTTCTTTGGTTCTTCTCTCCGATGATCAACAGAGACTTGCCGGACCCTATTTTGATTTTCTGATTCAGGGAATGCAGACCAGCACCTGA